One Megamonas hypermegale genomic window carries:
- a CDS encoding LysR family transcriptional regulator, translating into MMNLKDMNCFIVVCDKKSITAAAEILFLSPQALSKTIQKMEKEVDAELFIRSSNGVKMTAYGEILYNSAKNILNEYDDMVAKIRSLTMQNKGILRMASAFGILRFLTPEFINVFAQKNPQMHLEYMEFPDKYVLENIINKHCDIGLIPYTEKNNELEYIDLFKVEIFFITHKESDYYNCKEVSLKNVVTEPLIVENENFIIRQILLNLCYKEHIQPNIYFNTSGFSLSYKLCKEGKGNTISMDFIFEDMKDKSLRKIPFQEHPMWNVAIVYRKDCFLSDNMKKLIQFSCEWCKILN; encoded by the coding sequence ATGATGAATTTAAAAGATATGAATTGTTTTATAGTGGTTTGTGATAAAAAAAGTATTACTGCCGCTGCGGAAATATTATTTTTAAGTCCTCAGGCTTTGAGTAAAACCATTCAGAAAATGGAAAAAGAAGTAGATGCAGAATTATTTATTCGTTCAAGTAATGGTGTAAAAATGACTGCATACGGTGAAATTTTATATAATTCTGCTAAAAATATATTAAATGAATACGATGATATGGTGGCGAAAATACGAAGTTTAACAATGCAAAATAAAGGAATATTGCGAATGGCATCTGCTTTTGGTATTTTACGTTTTTTAACACCTGAATTTATCAATGTATTTGCACAAAAAAATCCGCAAATGCATTTAGAGTACATGGAGTTTCCAGATAAATATGTATTAGAAAATATCATAAATAAACATTGTGATATTGGATTAATTCCGTATACAGAAAAAAATAATGAACTTGAATATATTGACCTTTTCAAGGTAGAAATCTTTTTTATTACTCATAAAGAAAGTGATTATTATAATTGTAAAGAAGTTAGTCTTAAAAATGTAGTAACAGAACCTTTAATTGTTGAAAATGAAAATTTTATAATTCGACAAATCTTATTGAATTTATGTTATAAAGAGCATATCCAGCCTAATATTTATTTTAATACTAGTGGTTTTAGTTTATCTTATAAACTATGTAAGGAAGGAAAAGGAAATACTATTTCTATGGATTTTATTTTCGAAGATATGAAAGATAAATCGCTTCGTAAAATACCATTTCAAGAACATCCGATGTGGAATGTGGCTATAGTCTATCGGAAAGATTGTTTTTTATCAGATAATATGAAAAAGTTGATTCAATTTTCATGTGAATGGTGTAAAATACTAAATTAG
- a CDS encoding carbon-nitrogen hydrolase family protein, with product MAKYPKYKVAAVQAAPVYLDLDATVKKSVKIIEEAAANGAKLIGFPEGFLPGYPWFAFLGRALDYVPKFYHKLYLNAVEVPSDALAKISQAARDNDIYVCISGSEKDGGSLYLTQFWFNNKGDLMGKHRKMRVSVAERLIWGDGSGSMMPVFDTELGRLGGGQCWEHDVALDIAAMNAQNEQVHVASWPGFFDDDIASKAYAIQTGTFVLMTSSVYNDELYNMLCTDENGNLEEERLAYFKTLKQGHTAIIGPDGNLVSDYVPSGQEGIAYADIDLEDIIDYKYGFDAAGHYRNHYLTLNFYRKPHPFCNFIGEDSQEPIAYDELQPYAEEK from the coding sequence ATGGCAAAATATCCTAAATATAAAGTTGCAGCAGTACAGGCTGCTCCAGTTTATCTTGATTTAGATGCAACAGTTAAAAAATCTGTTAAAATCATTGAAGAAGCAGCTGCTAATGGAGCAAAATTAATCGGTTTTCCAGAAGGATTTCTTCCTGGTTATCCTTGGTTTGCATTTTTAGGTAGAGCATTGGATTATGTTCCAAAATTTTATCATAAATTGTATCTTAATGCAGTTGAAGTTCCTAGCGATGCTCTTGCCAAAATTAGCCAAGCAGCTCGTGATAATGATATTTATGTTTGCATTTCTGGTTCAGAAAAAGATGGCGGTTCTTTATATTTGACTCAATTCTGGTTTAATAATAAAGGCGATTTAATGGGCAAACATCGCAAAATGAGAGTTTCTGTAGCAGAACGATTGATATGGGGCGATGGCTCCGGCTCCATGATGCCAGTCTTCGATACAGAATTAGGTAGATTAGGCGGCGGTCAATGCTGGGAACATGATGTAGCTTTGGATATTGCTGCAATGAATGCACAGAATGAACAAGTTCATGTAGCATCGTGGCCAGGATTTTTTGATGATGATATTGCTAGTAAAGCATATGCTATTCAAACAGGAACATTTGTTTTAATGACTAGCTCTGTTTATAATGATGAACTTTATAATATGCTTTGCACTGATGAAAATGGCAATTTAGAAGAAGAACGTCTTGCATATTTCAAGACTTTAAAGCAAGGCCATACTGCAATCATTGGACCTGATGGCAATTTAGTCAGTGATTACGTTCCATCTGGACAAGAAGGCATTGCTTATGCAGATATCGATTTAGAAGATATCATCGATTATAAATATGGTTTTGATGCAGCAGGTCACTATAGAAATCATTATCTCACTTTGAATTTCTATCGCAAACCACATCCTTTCTGCAATTTTATCGGAGAAGATAGTCAAGAACCTATTGCTTATGATGAACTTCAGCCATATGCAGAAGAAAAATAA